In Spirosoma aureum, a single genomic region encodes these proteins:
- the proC gene encoding pyrroline-5-carboxylate reductase, translated as MKIAIVGCGNMGMAFAKSFLQYDLVKKDDLLLIEKSTDRSEALKNEKAGVVVDTIGPHVGQTDLVILSVKPQDFNSVYEALRDVVQPNQIILSIMAGIPIAQIQEKLAHPLVVRAMPNTPAMLGMGITGFTAAKEVDLASLRRVENLINATGRSIFLEDEAMLDAVTALSGSGPAYFYYVVKAMIEAGKQMGFDDAVSALLVKQTMLGAYHLINTADKSLDELIKAVASKGGTTEAALRTFEAGALSDTLVAGIKAAQVRATELSKG; from the coding sequence ATGAAAATTGCTATTGTTGGCTGCGGCAACATGGGGATGGCATTTGCCAAATCATTTCTACAATATGATCTGGTAAAAAAAGATGACCTGCTGCTGATCGAAAAAAGTACTGACCGTTCTGAAGCACTTAAAAATGAAAAAGCGGGCGTTGTGGTCGATACCATTGGGCCCCACGTTGGCCAGACTGATTTAGTGATCCTGTCGGTAAAGCCGCAGGATTTTAACAGCGTTTACGAAGCGCTCCGGGACGTTGTGCAGCCCAATCAGATCATTTTGTCGATCATGGCCGGTATCCCAATCGCTCAGATTCAGGAAAAGCTTGCCCATCCGCTGGTAGTACGTGCCATGCCAAATACGCCCGCTATGTTGGGAATGGGCATTACAGGCTTTACCGCGGCTAAAGAAGTCGATTTAGCCAGCCTCCGCCGGGTCGAAAATCTCATTAATGCCACAGGCCGGTCTATTTTTCTGGAAGATGAAGCCATGCTTGACGCCGTAACGGCCCTTAGCGGTAGTGGTCCTGCTTATTTTTATTACGTTGTGAAGGCAATGATTGAAGCCGGCAAACAAATGGGTTTTGATGATGCGGTTTCTGCTCTTTTGGTTAAACAGACTATGCTGGGCGCTTACCACCTCATTAATACAGCGGATAAGTCACTCGATGAACTCATTAAGGCTGTTGCTTCTAAAGGTGGCACTACCGAAGCCGCATTACGCACCTTTGAAGCCGGTGCGCTCAGTGATACACTAGTGGCAGGAATTAAAGCAGCACAAGTACGAGCAACGGAGTTGTCTAAAGGATAG
- the purB gene encoding adenylosuccinate lyase, whose amino-acid sequence MDLSALTAISPVDGRYRRQVESLAPYFSEYGLIHYRVRIEIEYFIALCNWPVPQLAGVEPTQFPILRALYENFTEADALRIKDIEKTTNHDVKAVEYFIKEKLKGSPVEPYLEFVHFGLTSQDINNTAIPLSLSDALNTEITPLYRDVFVRLQQLAEQWKDIPMLAKTHGQPASPTRLGKELLVFVERIEKQLQLLAGIPTAAKFGGATGNFNAHAVAYPNEDWKKFGDQFVESLGMVRSQFTTQIEHYDMLAATLDAYKRLNTILIDLDRDIWTYVSMNYFKQKLKEGEVGSSAMPHKVNPIDFENSEGNLGIANALFEHLSGKLPISRLQRDLTDSTVLRSLGVPFSHSVIALKSLLKGLNKLELNPAAIHADLDDNWAVVAEGIQTILRREGYPQPYEALKALTRTNQKITADTIREFIDELTISDAVKAELRAITPFSYTGL is encoded by the coding sequence ATGGATTTATCAGCATTAACGGCCATATCGCCCGTTGACGGTCGCTACCGACGCCAGGTTGAAAGCCTGGCTCCTTATTTTTCGGAATATGGGCTCATTCACTACCGGGTTCGTATCGAAATCGAATACTTTATCGCGCTTTGCAACTGGCCAGTTCCGCAGCTAGCGGGTGTTGAGCCCACCCAGTTTCCGATTCTCCGGGCTTTGTATGAAAACTTTACAGAAGCAGACGCTTTGCGCATCAAAGACATCGAAAAGACGACCAATCACGATGTAAAAGCCGTTGAGTACTTTATTAAAGAAAAACTGAAAGGGTCACCGGTAGAGCCTTATCTTGAGTTTGTACACTTTGGGCTGACTTCGCAGGATATTAATAATACAGCTATTCCGTTATCACTCAGCGACGCTCTCAATACCGAAATTACGCCCCTTTATCGGGACGTATTCGTTCGGCTGCAACAGTTAGCTGAGCAGTGGAAAGATATCCCCATGCTGGCTAAAACCCATGGTCAACCAGCGTCGCCCACCCGGTTAGGGAAAGAATTGCTGGTATTTGTCGAACGTATTGAAAAACAACTACAATTGCTGGCTGGTATTCCAACAGCAGCTAAGTTTGGTGGCGCGACGGGAAATTTTAACGCCCACGCAGTTGCTTATCCGAACGAGGACTGGAAGAAATTCGGTGATCAATTTGTGGAAAGTCTGGGTATGGTACGCAGCCAATTTACGACCCAGATCGAGCATTATGATATGCTGGCCGCTACTCTCGATGCTTATAAGCGACTAAATACGATTCTGATCGATCTTGACCGTGACATCTGGACCTACGTGTCCATGAACTATTTCAAGCAGAAGCTGAAAGAGGGCGAAGTTGGTTCTTCTGCTATGCCTCACAAAGTCAATCCGATCGATTTTGAAAATTCGGAAGGGAATCTGGGCATTGCCAATGCCTTATTCGAGCATCTTTCCGGTAAGTTGCCTATCTCCCGGCTCCAACGCGATTTGACCGATTCAACCGTACTAAGAAGCCTTGGTGTTCCGTTTTCTCATTCGGTTATCGCACTGAAATCGCTACTAAAAGGCCTAAATAAACTTGAACTCAATCCGGCCGCCATCCACGCTGATCTCGATGATAACTGGGCGGTTGTTGCGGAAGGAATACAGACAATTCTACGACGCGAGGGCTATCCGCAGCCTTATGAAGCGTTGAAAGCACTTACCCGTACGAATCAGAAAATTACGGCTGATACAATTCGGGAATTTATCGACGAATTGACTATATCAGACGCTGTGAAAGCCGAATTGCGGGCTATAACTCCGTTCAGCTATACGGGTTTGTAA